The sequence GTTTGTGGTAGTGAGCATCCTATTTTAAAGAAAGAAAATATAAGTTTACAAGATTTAGAAAATGAAGCCTTTCTTTTAAGAGAAGAGGGAAGTGGAACAAGAGAGCTTTTTATTAATTTTATGCACTCAAAGGGAGTAACTATTGATGTTACTTGGGAGTGTAGTAACCCTGCTGCAATAATTCAAGGAGTAATTAATAATCATGGACTCTCTGTAATATCAGCTAGATTAATTGAAAATGAATTAAAAAATGGTAAACTTCACATAATAAATATTGAAGATTTTCAATGGCCTCGTTCATTTAAGTTAGTTTATCATAAAAATAAGTATAAAAATACAGCTATAAAAAATTTTGTTGAAGTAGCTCAAGAATATAAGTAGATATAATTTAAGCTACATCTTTTATCTTAAAAATATAAGGTAGGAGATGTAGTTTTTTTATTTTATATAGGAAAAAAGCTTGTAATAAGATAGTTGATATTTTTAGTCATATTTGTTAAAAAATAAAGAATTTTAATTATACAAATAGTATAATTAAAGAACAAAAAATCTGGTATTAGTTTTTCTTATATGAGGTATTTGATTTTCTTATTTTCATTATTTTAATAAAGGTGTTATAATTTACACTGAAATTTGTTGGAACAAATATGTTTTGTTAATTTTATTTTGACTTTATTATTGAGGGGGTTCTAAATATGAAAGTAGTAATTGTTGGTGGAGTAGCTGCTGGAACTAAAGTTGCTGCAAAATTAAAAAGAGAAAATCGTGATCACGAAGTGATTATTTTAACTAAAAGTAAAGAAATATCTTATGCTGGATGTGGATTACCATATTATGTAGGAAATATTATAAAAGATAAAGCTCAACTTATTGTTAATACACCAGAAAAATTTTCAAAATTAACAGGAGCACAAGTTTTTACAGAAACTGAAGTAGTTGGACTAGATAGAGAAAATAAAAGTGTTAAAGCTATAGATTTAAAAACAAATGAGGAAGTAACATTCTCATATGATAAATTAGTAATTGCTACTGGAGCAAGTCCAGTAAAACCACCTATTGAAGGAATAGATCTTCCAGGAGTGTATTTTATGAGAACTCCAGAGGATGCTATTAATTTAAGAGCTGATATTGAAGCTGGAAAAATTAAAAGAGCTGCTGTTATTGGAGCTGGATATATAGGACTAGAAGTAGCAGAAAATATGGCTCTTCAAGGAGTAAAAGTATCTGTTATTGAAATGGCTCCAAATATTCTTACAGGATTTGACAAAGAATTTGCTGAATATGCTGAAAATAAACTTGCTGATCATGGAATAATGGCATTCACAGGAACAAAATTAGAAGCTATTCTTGGAGAAGGAAAAGTAGAAAAAATTCAAACATCTAGAAGAGCAATGAAAGTTGATGCTGTAATTATGTCTGTTGGAATTCGTCCTAACACAGCTTTCTTAGCTGATACTGGTATTGAATTAATGCCTAATGGAGCTGTAAAAGTAAATGAATATTTTGAAACAAATGATGCTAACATCTACTCTGCTGGAGACTGTGCAATGGTTAAAAATATTCTAACTGGAGCACCTACTTGGTCACCAATGGGATCTTCTGCAAATATAGAAGGACGTATTTTAGCTCAAAATATCAATGGAAAAAGAATAGCTTATAGAGGAGTTGTAGGAACTGCTGTTGCAAAACTTCTTCCTAATTTAAATGTAGGTAGAACAGGACTTACTGAAGTTGCTGCTAAAGAAGCTGGATTTAATCCTATCAGTGTTGTTACTGTTGTAGATGATAAAGCTCACTACTATGCTGGAGCATCAAACTTTATGATAAAACTTATAGTTGATAGAGATAGCTTAAAAGTTTTAGGAGTACAAGTAATTGGAGCTGGAGCAGTGGATAAAGTTGTAGATGTAGTTGTAACTGCAATGTCTATGGGAGCTACTCTTCACAACTTAGAAGATTTAGATCTTGCATATGCACCACCATTCTCAACTGCAATTCATCCATTAGTACATACAGTTAATGTATTATTTAATAAAATAAACGGAAACTATGAAACAATAACTCCAGCAGAATATGCTGCAGGTGCTGATGAAGGATACAAAGTTATTGATGCTTGTTTAGTTCCATCTATTGAAGGAGCTCCATATGTTGATCTACCAACTGTAAATGGACCTTTAGATGGATATGCTAAAGATGATAAAATTCTTTTAATCTGTAACAAAGGTAAAAGAGCTTATATGGTTCAAAACCGTCTAAAATACTATGGACACACAAATGTTAAAGTATTAGAAGGTGGAAATCTATTTAATACAATTAAAGAAAATAATTAAAAAATAATTAGTTAGTTAAGTTAAAATAAATTAAGGAATACAAGGGAGGATTATCTTATGGCAATTGATGCTGCTGAAATCAAAAGAGTAAAAGCAATGGGATTTTTACACAACAAAGGAACTGAAAATTTTTCAGTTAGAGTAATCACTAAAATGGGAGCTATTTCTGCTGAACAAAATAGAGTTATCTCTGAAGTTGCAGAAAAATATGGAAATGGAAAGGTAACTTTCACATCTAGACTTACAGTTGAACTTCCAGGAGTTCACTTTGATAATATTGAAGCTGTTAGAGCTCACTTAGCAACTGTTGATCTAATGACAGGAGGAACAGGTTCTAAAGTTAGACCAGTAGTAGCTTGTAAAGGAACTGTATGTAACTATGGACTTCAAGATACTCAAGCTTTAGGAGAGGAGATTCACGAAAGATTTTTCAATGGATACAGTGGAGTTAGATTACCTCACAAATTTAAAATCGCAGTTGGAGGATGTCCTAACAACTGTGTAAAACCTGACTTAAATGACTTAGGTATCATTGGACAATATGTACCTAACTATGATTCTGATCTATGTAGTGGATGTAAAAAATGTGCTATTGAAACAGTATGTCCTATGAAAGCTGCAAAAGTAGTAGATGGTGTTCTAGAAATTGATAAAGAACTTTGCAACAACTGTGGACTTTGTGTTGGAAAATGTCACTTTGATGCTATTGAAGATGGTGTAAAAGGATTTAAAATCTATATCGGTGGAAGAT comes from uncultured Fusobacterium sp. and encodes:
- a CDS encoding FAD-dependent oxidoreductase; translation: MKVVIVGGVAAGTKVAAKLKRENRDHEVIILTKSKEISYAGCGLPYYVGNIIKDKAQLIVNTPEKFSKLTGAQVFTETEVVGLDRENKSVKAIDLKTNEEVTFSYDKLVIATGASPVKPPIEGIDLPGVYFMRTPEDAINLRADIEAGKIKRAAVIGAGYIGLEVAENMALQGVKVSVIEMAPNILTGFDKEFAEYAENKLADHGIMAFTGTKLEAILGEGKVEKIQTSRRAMKVDAVIMSVGIRPNTAFLADTGIELMPNGAVKVNEYFETNDANIYSAGDCAMVKNILTGAPTWSPMGSSANIEGRILAQNINGKRIAYRGVVGTAVAKLLPNLNVGRTGLTEVAAKEAGFNPISVVTVVDDKAHYYAGASNFMIKLIVDRDSLKVLGVQVIGAGAVDKVVDVVVTAMSMGATLHNLEDLDLAYAPPFSTAIHPLVHTVNVLFNKINGNYETITPAEYAAGADEGYKVIDACLVPSIEGAPYVDLPTVNGPLDGYAKDDKILLICNKGKRAYMVQNRLKYYGHTNVKVLEGGNLFNTIKENN
- a CDS encoding 4Fe-4S binding protein, whose protein sequence is MAIDAAEIKRVKAMGFLHNKGTENFSVRVITKMGAISAEQNRVISEVAEKYGNGKVTFTSRLTVELPGVHFDNIEAVRAHLATVDLMTGGTGSKVRPVVACKGTVCNYGLQDTQALGEEIHERFFNGYSGVRLPHKFKIAVGGCPNNCVKPDLNDLGIIGQYVPNYDSDLCSGCKKCAIETVCPMKAAKVVDGVLEIDKELCNNCGLCVGKCHFDAIEDGVKGFKIYIGGRWGKLTAHGIPLRKVFTTKEEAFDVIEKAILLFREQGKTGERFSTTIERIGFENVEAQLLGNELLERKQEILDAQLHLVGGATC